A genomic window from Chthonomonadales bacterium includes:
- a CDS encoding DMT family transporter: MADRRFGYRHVFRPSTPGRAAAVAAMALSALVFAAMTLCARLVSTGAAGSALPAAEVTLFRFAFGTAVMLPLLAYPRARLLGSDRVGLVWRGVSGGLAVLAFFLSLKYTSLTNAVLLNFSSIIFAPLFAALLLRERLPRHSLPPLLAAACGIVLVVRPEAGPPRMGDLYGLLSGVLSGSAITAVRRLRTQETASSVFFYFSAIGIPIAATGTLWSPWVWPSERGWWLLVAMAACSATGQMLMTYGYRYVRAAEGVLITLSQVVYSAMFGALLLGEPLAPSTLLGGALVVAAAVRAGTMKHAGRV; this comes from the coding sequence ATGGCGGACCGGCGGTTCGGCTACCGCCACGTCTTCCGCCCCTCCACACCCGGTCGTGCCGCAGCCGTCGCGGCGATGGCGCTCTCGGCGCTGGTCTTCGCGGCGATGACCCTGTGCGCGCGGTTGGTGAGCACGGGCGCGGCGGGCTCCGCACTCCCAGCAGCCGAGGTGACCCTGTTTCGATTCGCCTTCGGCACGGCCGTCATGCTGCCCCTGCTGGCCTACCCTCGGGCGCGCCTCCTCGGGAGCGACCGGGTTGGGCTCGTCTGGCGCGGCGTGTCCGGCGGGCTGGCGGTGCTCGCCTTCTTCCTGAGCCTCAAGTACACCTCGCTCACCAATGCGGTCCTGCTGAACTTCAGCTCGATCATCTTCGCGCCGCTCTTCGCCGCCCTGCTGCTGCGGGAGCGACTGCCTCGTCACTCGCTCCCGCCGTTGCTCGCCGCGGCGTGCGGAATCGTCCTGGTGGTGCGGCCGGAGGCCGGGCCGCCGCGCATGGGCGACCTCTACGGGCTTCTCTCGGGTGTCCTGTCCGGATCGGCGATCACGGCCGTGCGGCGGCTGAGGACCCAGGAGACGGCGTCGAGCGTCTTCTTCTACTTCTCGGCCATCGGCATCCCCATCGCCGCAACGGGAACCCTCTGGTCGCCCTGGGTCTGGCCGTCGGAGCGTGGCTGGTGGCTACTGGTGGCGATGGCGGCGTGCAGCGCGACCGGACAGATGCTGATGACGTACGGCTACCGGTATGTGCGGGCGGCCGAGGGCGTGCTGATCACGCTGTCGCAGGTCGTCTACAGCGCGATGTTCGGCGCGCTGCTGCTCGGCGAGCCGCTGGCGCCCTCTACGCTCCTGGGAGGCGCGCTGGTCGTCGCGGCCGCCGTGCGTGCCGGAACCATGAAGCACGCCGGGAGAGTATGA
- a CDS encoding peptidoglycan DD-metalloendopeptidase family protein — MRSLLPEPASAPLSGAAAAWRLGALASLLAVAFCAVGQASPTSRTTAGRSTAGALHRKLGSVRTQIRSKRDRIRQTRRQERSITRQIESVEGRLLRTEGRLARSKARLKAISSERKAVARRIYLAEARLAGRRRILGSRLRAAYMRGRTSYVQVLLRSRSLHDYLSRSYYVERIVESDKQLMAGIESDRRQLAADRARLEAREREQAALRRELEEEHARYASDVDLKRDLLSDVRETREALEEALDQLEDSSREIEARIRAVQQTPRGRARLLRSWTGSFIRPASGPITSSFGMRYHPILHRSRMHTGVDIGAGYGSSIHAAAAGEVIMAGYMRGYGNTVIVDHGGGVTTLYGHCSALLVSEGNGVSQGQTIARVGSTGLATGPHLHFEVRHGGTPVNPL; from the coding sequence ATGCGCTCGTTGCTCCCCGAACCCGCGTCCGCGCCGCTCTCCGGCGCCGCGGCTGCGTGGCGGCTCGGCGCTCTGGCTTCCCTGCTCGCCGTCGCGTTCTGCGCCGTCGGCCAGGCGTCACCCACATCCCGCACGACGGCCGGGCGCTCCACGGCGGGCGCGCTGCACCGCAAGCTGGGTAGTGTCCGCACGCAGATCCGATCCAAGCGTGACCGAATACGCCAGACGCGGCGACAGGAGCGATCGATCACCCGGCAGATCGAGTCGGTGGAGGGCCGGCTACTGCGCACGGAGGGGAGGTTGGCACGCTCCAAGGCACGATTGAAGGCCATCTCCTCGGAGCGCAAAGCCGTCGCCAGGCGAATCTACCTGGCGGAGGCGCGGCTGGCCGGCCGGCGGCGCATTCTGGGCAGCCGCCTGCGCGCCGCGTACATGCGCGGGCGCACAAGCTATGTGCAGGTGCTCCTGCGCTCGCGCAGCCTGCACGACTACCTGTCGCGCTCCTACTATGTTGAGCGCATTGTGGAAAGCGACAAGCAGTTGATGGCCGGCATCGAGAGCGATCGACGGCAACTCGCCGCGGACCGCGCCCGTCTGGAGGCGCGGGAGCGCGAGCAAGCCGCCCTGCGGCGCGAGCTGGAGGAGGAGCACGCCCGCTATGCCTCGGATGTCGACCTCAAGCGCGACCTGCTGAGCGACGTGCGGGAGACGCGCGAGGCGCTGGAGGAGGCGCTCGACCAGCTCGAGGACTCCTCGCGCGAGATCGAGGCGCGGATCCGCGCGGTCCAGCAGACTCCACGCGGCCGCGCCCGCCTGCTTCGCTCCTGGACCGGCAGCTTCATCCGCCCGGCCTCCGGGCCGATCACCTCCTCGTTCGGCATGCGGTACCACCCCATTCTGCACCGATCGCGCATGCACACGGGGGTCGACATCGGGGCCGGCTACGGCTCGTCCATCCACGCGGCCGCTGCGGGCGAGGTGATCATGGCCGGCTACATGCGCGGCTACGGCAACACCGTGATCGTGGACCACGGAGGCGGCGTCACCACGCTCTACGGGCACTGCTCGGCGCTGCTCGTCTCCGAGGGGAACGGCGTGTCGCAGGGGCAGACCATCGCGCGGGTGGGCAGCACGGGACTGGCCACCGGACCGCACCTGCACTTCGAGGTGCGCCACGGCGGCACGCCGGTCAACCCGCTCTAG
- a CDS encoding ABC transporter permease yields MGLSSLGFLVDDAGKSIRRNGLMSLAALTTVAISLAVFGGALFTLHRIHQLVAAQPRQLEIAVFMRVRASRERAREAQRAIQALPGVARASLVTKEEALRQMEVEDRSGGESIAAALEGNPLPDRIDVALSDPARTPQVAAALKDRKRFAWIEAVRDDRATLDKLIATSRLVRNVGIAIAALLFAATAFVIQNTIRMTVVARRREIRIMQLVGATPGFIRLPLVLEGVFYGVAGACIAGGLVLFIIRQVSAYMDGFRSPLAQALPRAAGPLTVLGLLVATGAALGLLGSVLSIRRFLRKA; encoded by the coding sequence GTGGGTCTGAGCAGCCTGGGGTTCCTGGTTGATGACGCCGGCAAGAGCATCCGCCGCAATGGCCTGATGTCGCTTGCGGCCCTCACCACGGTCGCGATCTCCCTGGCCGTGTTCGGCGGCGCCCTGTTCACGCTCCACCGCATCCACCAGCTCGTCGCCGCGCAGCCCCGCCAGCTTGAGATCGCCGTGTTCATGCGGGTGCGTGCCTCGCGCGAGCGCGCCAGGGAGGCGCAGCGCGCCATTCAGGCGCTTCCGGGGGTCGCCCGTGCCTCGCTGGTCACCAAGGAGGAAGCGCTGCGCCAGATGGAGGTGGAGGACCGCAGTGGTGGCGAGTCCATCGCCGCGGCGCTCGAGGGCAATCCGCTCCCGGATCGCATCGACGTGGCGCTCTCCGATCCGGCCCGCACGCCGCAAGTCGCGGCCGCCCTGAAGGACCGCAAGCGCTTCGCGTGGATCGAGGCTGTGCGGGACGACCGCGCCACGCTGGACAAACTCATCGCGACCTCGCGGCTCGTCCGCAACGTCGGCATCGCGATCGCCGCGCTGCTCTTCGCGGCGACGGCGTTCGTCATACAAAACACCATCCGGATGACCGTTGTGGCGCGACGCCGTGAGATCCGCATCATGCAGCTCGTCGGGGCCACGCCCGGCTTCATCCGGCTCCCGCTCGTGCTGGAAGGGGTCTTCTATGGCGTCGCCGGCGCCTGCATCGCCGGCGGCCTGGTCCTCTTTATCATCCGTCAGGTGTCCGCCTACATGGATGGGTTCCGGTCGCCGCTGGCGCAGGCGCTGCCCCGGGCAGCCGGGCCGCTCACGGTTCTGGGTCTGCTGGTGGCGACGGGCGCCGCGCTCGGACTGCTTGGCAGCGTCCTCTCTATTCGGCGGTTCCTGAGGAAGGCGTAG
- the ftsE gene encoding cell division ATP-binding protein FtsE, with protein sequence MIELHDVTVIYGGERTALSRVSLRIEKGEFVSIIGPTGAGKSTFLRLLYHEEAPVSGRVAVAGVHLAAMRARDVPALRRRMGVVFQDYGLLPDRTVFENVGFALRVIGAGWRDVRRKVGFALDLVSLAHRCDAFPHQLSGGEQQRVAIARALVNDPPLLLADEPTGNLDPETSLGIAEILRHVNVRGTTVVVATHDELIVDFMRRRVVEFHRGRIVRDECPGTYRAVPA encoded by the coding sequence ATGATCGAGCTCCACGACGTCACAGTGATCTATGGAGGAGAGCGCACGGCGCTGTCGCGCGTCTCGCTTCGGATCGAGAAGGGCGAGTTCGTCTCGATCATCGGCCCTACCGGGGCGGGCAAGTCGACGTTCCTCCGACTGCTCTACCACGAAGAAGCGCCTGTGAGCGGCCGGGTGGCCGTCGCCGGAGTCCATCTGGCCGCGATGCGAGCACGAGATGTGCCGGCGTTGCGTCGCCGGATGGGCGTGGTCTTCCAGGACTACGGCCTGCTCCCGGACAGGACGGTGTTCGAGAACGTGGGCTTCGCGCTTCGCGTCATCGGGGCGGGTTGGCGCGACGTGCGCAGAAAGGTCGGCTTCGCTCTCGACCTGGTGAGCCTGGCGCATCGATGCGACGCCTTCCCACACCAGCTCTCCGGCGGCGAGCAGCAGCGCGTGGCCATCGCCCGCGCACTCGTCAACGACCCGCCGCTTCTCCTTGCCGACGAGCCGACCGGCAACCTCGACCCGGAGACATCGCTGGGGATCGCCGAGATCCTCCGCCATGTGAATGTGCGTGGCACAACCGTGGTGGTCGCCACGCACGACGAGCTCATCGTCGACTTCATGCGCCGGCGCGTGGTGGAGTTCCACCGAGGGCGCATCGTGCGTGACGAGTGCCCCGGCACCTACCGGGCCGTGCCGGCGTGA
- the greA gene encoding transcription elongation factor GreA → MPDEIVLTEASYRRLKQELDHLKGVKRAEIAEALRRARAYGDLSENFEYQAARRDQAILNGRIADLEQTLDIATVVPDDTGAGDGTAGLGCSVTVRDLDADDEWEYVLVDPVQADPINDRISVHSPVGQALYGKRPGDTVQVRIPAGIARYEILTVRRA, encoded by the coding sequence ATGCCGGACGAGATCGTTCTCACGGAGGCCAGCTACCGAAGGCTAAAGCAGGAGCTGGACCACCTCAAGGGCGTCAAGCGCGCCGAGATCGCCGAGGCCCTCCGGCGCGCGCGCGCCTATGGGGACCTGTCCGAGAACTTCGAGTACCAGGCGGCGCGCCGCGACCAGGCGATCCTCAACGGCCGCATCGCCGATCTCGAGCAGACGCTCGACATCGCTACGGTGGTGCCGGACGACACCGGTGCCGGTGATGGCACCGCCGGGTTGGGATGCAGCGTGACCGTGCGCGACCTGGACGCCGACGATGAGTGGGAGTACGTCCTGGTGGACCCGGTGCAGGCCGACCCGATCAACGACCGCATCTCGGTGCACTCGCCGGTGGGCCAGGCCCTGTACGGCAAGCGCCCGGGCGACACCGTGCAGGTGCGCATCCCGGCGGGAATCGCGCGGTACGAGATCCTGACCGTCCGGCGAGCGTAG
- a CDS encoding alpha/beta fold hydrolase, with protein MLLKRVTIDAVGSRLAALHYRPEDARPGPCVVIAHGYTAAKESVDLLAAYLCVHGWHCVAFDFRGHKLGGSTGKMDQPSDAVADLDAAAAWALAETARGSCVLVGHSLGGLVAGAVGASRSEVAGVAVLASSASPLAGFHGPAGAALLRQRADYVEGTPAARFLEAVGSLAERIEALSSRPTLFVSARADMLAASRDVRELAARAGSGASVVEVDGGHMEVPARSRGVVAGWMDRSFANHPEETAALADNAW; from the coding sequence ATGCTACTCAAGCGCGTCACGATCGACGCTGTCGGGAGCCGGTTGGCGGCGCTGCACTATCGGCCCGAGGACGCCCGCCCGGGCCCGTGCGTGGTGATCGCGCACGGCTACACGGCGGCCAAGGAGAGCGTTGACCTGCTCGCCGCGTACCTGTGCGTGCACGGCTGGCACTGCGTGGCCTTTGACTTTCGCGGGCACAAACTGGGCGGTAGCACAGGGAAGATGGACCAGCCGTCGGACGCCGTGGCCGATCTGGACGCGGCGGCCGCATGGGCGCTCGCCGAGACAGCACGCGGGTCGTGCGTGCTTGTGGGCCACTCGCTCGGCGGCCTGGTGGCCGGCGCGGTGGGGGCGAGCCGCAGCGAGGTGGCCGGCGTTGCCGTCCTGGCCTCGTCGGCGTCGCCGCTGGCCGGGTTCCACGGACCGGCGGGCGCCGCGCTGCTGCGCCAGCGGGCCGACTATGTGGAGGGCACGCCCGCGGCACGCTTTCTGGAAGCCGTCGGCAGCCTGGCGGAACGCATTGAGGCGCTGAGCTCGCGGCCCACGCTCTTCGTGTCCGCGCGGGCCGACATGTTGGCGGCCAGCCGCGATGTGCGGGAGCTCGCGGCGCGGGCGGGCAGTGGGGCGTCGGTGGTGGAGGTGGATGGAGGGCACATGGAGGTCCCGGCGCGGTCGCGCGGCGTCGTGGCCGGATGGATGGACAGGTCGTTCGCAAACCACCCTGAGGAAACCGCCGCGCTTGCCGATAATGCTTGGTAA